One candidate division WOR-3 bacterium genomic window, TTGCCTCTGACACCAACGCCCACATCATCAGGCTGTATCAGGACATTCAGACCGGAGCGGTCACCCCCAAGGCCGTACGCGACTACCTGACCCAGGCCGGAGCGGAACTGGCGAAACACGGCGGCGATTACTACTATGCTGTCCGGCGTCAGTTCAACGAAGAAGGCGGCTCGCTCCGGCTCCTGTTCCTCAATCGTTCCTGTTTCAACGGCGTCATGCGCTTCAACAGCAGAGGGGACTTCAACGTACCGTTCGGGCACAAGCCGGCCCGGTTCAGTAAGGCATACGTCACGAAGATTGCGAACCAAGTGGCGAAAGCTGCCAGCGCGATGGCAGGCCGGGACTGGGTCTTTAGGACGCAGGACTGGAGGACCACGCTGAAGCAGGCAAGTCCAGAGGACTTCGTGTACCTCGACCCGCCTTACATTGGTCGCCATACAGACTACTACAACCAGTGGACCGAGGAAGACGCACAGGCTCTGGCCAGAGTGGCGCACGACCTTCCCTGCGGCGTGGCGCTGTCCATGTGGAAGGAAAACCGCTACCGGGAGAACGGGCATCTAGCAGCGTCGTGGGCCGACTACGTATGGCGCGAATTCAGCCACTTCTACCACGTCGGCCCGACCGAGAACCTGCGCAACCAGATGACCGAAGTCCTGGCCATCAAACCAGGCTGGCAGGCAGACTCAGAATCACAACCTGTCCTGCGCAAAGCTACGCCCGCCACCGGGCGCCGGGTCGCTGTATTGCTGAATCCCGCGCAACTCGGCTTCGCCCTGCGCGATAGAGCCCGAACCGCTCGTCCCGCGCTTGCCGCCGAACCCGAGCTCGCCATTGTGCGCGACCGACCGGCATACGCCCGCCGCCGAACAAGGAGCAGAAAACGTGGGTAGCGACCACGGCGGTCCTGGAGTCGGCAGTCCCGGAGAACCGGAGATGGTAGTCGTTGGGAAGCCCGGCACCGAACCGTTCGTAGTACGCCGACAAGCCAGTCCCCTTGGTCCCTGCGAATGCCACATTACTCTGGTTGCCACCCCGGTGCGGATGGTCTGTCTGACCTACGCCGTGCGGCACCTGCAACCGGTACAAGACGCGCCGGACATTCTACTGCCAGTTCCCTACTACACCTACAGACCGGTTACCGTACTTGGCATCCCTGTACCTCTAGCCTCTCACGGAGGGCCGTAGGAGCTTGAAGTACGAGTGATCGTGCAAGACATCGTGCAGGAGTACTTCGGAGTGTCGGACTTCACTGTGGCGTTCATGCACCCCATCGGGCTCGCGGTGA contains:
- a CDS encoding Dam family site-specific DNA-(adenine-N6)-methyltransferase — encoded protein: MKGLLPKSLPRVWAPPVKCQGIKTKLVDFIARSIVWDGVGRWIEPFLGSGVVLFNLLPERCLASDTNAHIIRLYQDIQTGAVTPKAVRDYLTQAGAELAKHGGDYYYAVRRQFNEEGGSLRLLFLNRSCFNGVMRFNSRGDFNVPFGHKPARFSKAYVTKIANQVAKAASAMAGRDWVFRTQDWRTTLKQASPEDFVYLDPPYIGRHTDYYNQWTEEDAQALARVAHDLPCGVALSMWKENRYRENGHLAASWADYVWREFSHFYHVGPTENLRNQMTEVLAIKPGWQADSESQPVLRKATPATGRRVAVLLNPAQLGFALRDRARTARPALAAEPELAIVRDRPAYARRRTRSRKRG